In one window of Henckelia pumila isolate YLH828 chromosome 1, ASM3356847v2, whole genome shotgun sequence DNA:
- the LOC140889784 gene encoding probable transcription factor PosF21 produces the protein MDKDNSHHSSESLLPPSGRYSAFSPSGSFYNVKSEVSGSSNLPPFGPDNSLETSHFVHGSLPDSSRFSYDISQMPDNPPKKLGHRRAHSEILTLPDDISFDSDLGVVGGFDGPSFSDDTEEDLLLMYLDMDKFNSHSVTSEFQVGEASASIITESQVHFARPSVSASGSMSTDIFATGLYDKPRIRHQHSQSMDGSATVKSEVLMSGSEDLTLAESKKAMSAAKLAELALIDPKRAKRIWANRQSAARSKERKMRYIGELERKVQTLQTEATSLSAQLTLLQRDTNGITAENSELKLRLQTSEQQVHLQDALNDALKEEIQHLKMLTGQTILNGGAKMNFPASYGTNQQYYSNNHAAHALLTAQQLQQLQIQQGQKQPHLTQQVQPSMQQELQQLRNSVPSLHKDLAPNALSKD, from the exons ATGGATAAGGATAATTCTCACCATAGTAGTGAAAGCTTACTACCACCTTCGGGGAGGTATTCTGCTTTTTCACCATCTGGTAGTTTTTATAATGTGAAGTCAGAGGTATCAGGATCTTCAAATTTACCTCCTTTTGGACCAGACAATTCACTAGAAACAAGTCATTTTGTTCACGGGTCACTACCTGATTCTAGCCGTTTTAGTTATGATATAAGCCAGATGCCTGATAACCCACCTAAGAAATTGGGGCACCGACGGGCTCACTCGGAGATTCTCACCCTCCCAGATGATATAAGCTTCGATAGTGATCTTGGGGTCGTGGGCGGATTTGATGGACCATCTTTTTCTGATGATACAGAGGAGGACTTGCTCTTGATGTATCTTGATATGGATAAGTTCAATTCACATTCGGTGACTTCTGAATTCCAAGTCGGCGAAGCTTCTGCTTCTATAATAACCGAGTCACAAGTTCATTTTGCTCGGCCATCGGTATCGGCATCAGGCAGCATGTCAACCGATATTTTTGCCACTGGTTTATATGATAAGCCAAGAATCAGGCATCAGCATAGCCAGTCCATGGATGGATCGGCTACTGTCAAATCTGAGGTGCTAATGTCTGGTTCAGAAGATCTAACACTAGCTGAATCCAAGAAAGCAATGTCTGCTGCTAAGCTTGCTGAACTTGCTCTCATCGATCCAAAGCGTGCTAAGAG GATTTGGGCGAATAGGCAGTCGGCAGCAAGGTCAAAGGAACGGAAAATGAGGTATATAGGCGAGCTTGAAAGGAAAGTCCAGACCTTGCAAACGGAAGCAACTTCCTTGTCTGCACAGTTGACCTTGTTGCAG AGAGATACAAACGGTATTACCGCTGAGAACAGTGAACTCAAACTTCGGTTGCAAACATCGGAACAACAAGTACACTTGCAAGATG CTTTGAATGATGCACTAAAGGAAGAGATCCAGCATCTGAAAATGCTGACAGGTCAAACAATTTTAAATGGTGGAGCGAAAATGAATTTCCCTGCGTCCTATGGCACGAACCAGCAATATTACTCCAACAACCATGCGGCGCATGCATTGTTAACAGCTCAACAATTGCAGCAGCTCCAGATACAACAGGGTCAGAAACAGCCACACCTGACTCAGCAGGTGCAGCCCTCGATGCAGCAGGAACTGCAGCAGCTGAGAAATTCTGTGCCATCTCTGCATAAAGACCTTGCTCCCAATGCATTGTCGAAGGACTAG